In Chitinophaga varians, the following are encoded in one genomic region:
- a CDS encoding sodium:solute symporter — MSSLDWVVLIATLAIIILYGVWKSRGEQSMESYFLGNQSMPWYIVLLSIIGTQASAITFISAPGQAYTDGMRFVQYYFGLPLAMVVLCITFVPIFHKLKVYTAYEFLEKRFDLKTRTLTASLFLIQRGLSTGISICAPSIILSSLLGWNLYWTNMIMGGLLIIYTVAGGTRAVAYTQTLQLAIIFGGMFLAGWMVVHLLPADIGFKQALQVSGKMEKLNVIVTKFNWTDKYNIWSGLIGGFFLALSYFGTDQSQVGRYLTARSVKESRMGLLMNGLVKVPMQFLILLIGAMVFVFYLYFRAPIFFNEAQLARVRNTAQGPALVQLESQYGQLATQKQQQVKQLAAALEQDDAAAAATAKKVLKQTDEQAQAVRAEALSLMKKADPAADTNDTNYIFLHFVVNNLPKGLVGLLIAIIFLAAWGSIAAALNSLASTTVIDIYQRLYNGNASPEHYLRVSKLWSLIWGVFCIVVAQFASGLGSLIEVVNVLGSWFYGVTLGIFMVAFYLKRVGGTATFWGAIAAEAVVLAMYGTEQVSFLWLNAIGCVLVVVFALMIQPFVKQKATAI, encoded by the coding sequence ATGAGTTCATTAGACTGGGTGGTGTTGATTGCCACTCTCGCGATCATTATATTGTACGGGGTCTGGAAAAGCCGGGGAGAGCAGAGTATGGAAAGCTACTTTCTCGGCAATCAGTCTATGCCCTGGTATATTGTGCTGTTGTCTATCATCGGTACACAGGCCAGTGCCATAACCTTTATTTCGGCGCCCGGCCAGGCCTATACTGACGGGATGCGTTTCGTGCAGTATTATTTCGGCCTGCCGCTGGCCATGGTGGTACTGTGTATCACTTTTGTCCCGATCTTTCACAAACTGAAAGTATATACTGCCTATGAGTTCCTGGAAAAACGGTTCGATCTGAAAACCAGGACTCTGACGGCTTCGCTGTTTTTAATACAAAGAGGGCTGTCTACCGGGATCAGTATCTGCGCCCCGTCTATCATCCTGTCGTCCTTGTTGGGTTGGAACCTCTACTGGACCAATATGATCATGGGCGGCCTGTTGATCATTTACACAGTGGCGGGCGGTACCCGCGCCGTGGCCTATACCCAAACGCTGCAACTGGCCATCATCTTCGGAGGTATGTTCCTCGCCGGCTGGATGGTCGTTCACCTGCTGCCGGCGGACATCGGTTTTAAACAGGCCTTGCAGGTGTCCGGTAAAATGGAGAAGCTGAATGTGATTGTGACCAAATTCAACTGGACGGACAAGTACAATATCTGGAGTGGCCTGATAGGCGGCTTTTTCCTTGCCTTGTCCTATTTCGGGACAGACCAGTCGCAGGTAGGACGTTACCTTACTGCCAGGTCCGTAAAAGAAAGCCGTATGGGCCTGCTGATGAACGGCCTGGTGAAGGTGCCGATGCAGTTCCTCATCTTGTTGATTGGCGCGATGGTGTTTGTGTTTTATCTCTATTTCCGCGCACCCATTTTCTTCAACGAAGCGCAGTTGGCAAGAGTCCGGAATACCGCACAGGGACCGGCTTTAGTGCAACTGGAAAGTCAATACGGCCAGCTGGCCACGCAGAAGCAGCAACAGGTGAAACAGCTGGCGGCTGCCCTGGAACAGGACGACGCTGCAGCTGCGGCCACCGCCAAAAAAGTACTGAAACAGACCGATGAGCAGGCCCAGGCCGTCAGGGCAGAGGCGCTTTCACTGATGAAGAAAGCCGATCCCGCTGCGGACACTAACGATACCAACTATATCTTCCTGCATTTTGTGGTCAACAACCTGCCTAAAGGACTGGTAGGCCTGTTGATCGCGATTATCTTCCTGGCAGCATGGGGGAGCATTGCGGCGGCGCTCAACTCACTGGCTTCTACCACAGTGATCGATATTTACCAACGGCTGTATAACGGTAACGCCTCTCCGGAGCATTACCTGCGCGTGTCGAAGTTATGGTCATTGATATGGGGCGTATTTTGTATTGTGGTAGCACAGTTTGCCAGCGGCCTGGGAAGCCTCATTGAGGTGGTAAACGTGCTGGGCTCCTGGTTCTACGGCGTAACGCTGGGTATCTTTATGGTGGCGTTTTACCTGAAACGGGTAGGAGGCACTGCTACTTTCTGGGGGGCCATTGCGGCGGAAGCAGTTGTACTGGCTATGTATGGGACCGAACAGGTGTCATTCCTCTGGCTCAATGCTATCGGATGTGTGCTGGTTGTGGTATTTGCCCTCATGATACAGCCCTTTGTAAAACAAAAGGCCACAGCGATTTGA